DNA from Amycolatopsis sp. DSM 110486:
ACCCCGAGGGCCGACAGCTCGGGCAGGGACAGGCGCGGCGACTTCCCACCCGCGATCTGGTTGAACAGCAACGGTTTGTCGCCGATCGCCGTCCGGATCTCCGTGATCGCCTCAGCGGAGCGGACGCCGTCGATGAGGACCACGTCGGCGTCGGTCCGGGCCAGCGCTTCGGCGCGGCGGAGGATCTCGTCGTGCTCGGTGGCGTCCGTGCGGGCGACCACGACGAGATCCCGGCGGGCGGACAACACCAGGTCGAGCTTCTCCAGGTATTCCTCGAGGGGCAGGACCTGTTTGCCGTCGACGTGGCCGCAGCGTCGGGGCCGCTTCTGGTCTTCGAGGATGACGCCGGATGCGCCGAGCTGCTCCAGCTGCTGCACGACGTGGCCCGCGACCTCGGGGTCGACGTACCCGTCGTCGATGTCGACGAGCAGGTGGTGCTGCGGCAGCGCCAGGCGCAGCCGCTGCACGAAGGCGACCATGTCGGGCCACGCGATGAACCCGATGTCGGGCAGCCCGTAGTGGGACGCGGCGAAGCCGAATCCGGAGATGAACAGCCCGTCGTAGTGCTGTGCCGCGACCGAGGCGGAGAACATGTCGAAGACGCCGATGAGCGGGGTGATCGAGTCCGAGCGGATGGCCGAACGGAGGCTTTCGCCGTGACGCACCTTGATCTCCTTGTCGTGGGTGTCGGTGATCTTGGTGCCGATGGTGGCGGTGGCGGGGTTAACGGCTCCCTATCGTGCGGAAGGCTTGCGGCAAGACGGTTTCCTCGATCGGGTGGTGTTCGGTCCGGCCCTTCGGTCAGGCGGGGTGCCGTTGTGCTTTCACCTGAGGGAATTCGGTGTTGCCTGTCTGGAGAAGCGGTTCCGCGCGTGCGTGGACGGTGTGGTCGAGGAACGCGGTCACGTAGGCACCCGTGATCGTCAGGACTTCGGTGCCGTCCAGGTCGCCGAGGGCGAGCTGGGCTCGGAGGGGAGCGGCGAGGTAGTAGGCGTCGTAGTCGCTGAAGTCGAAGTGGCGGGCGCCGTCGATCCGGTAGCACCACGCCGGCCCGCCTGTCGCCAGCAGTTCGTGGACGGCCGGGTCGGCGGGCGCCGACGGGCAGGTCGCGGCGAGGCACAAGTCGCCGGAGGCGAGAAGCAGGTGCGGTTTGGCGAGTCCGGTGTGGACGACGGCGCCGTAGGGCGTGCCGTCGAGATCGACGGCTCCGGCGCAGCGCGTGTCGGTGCGGCAGGCTTCGAGCGAGGCGGCGCCGCCGAAGGAGTGGCCGACGTAGGACACGAGGTCGTGCTCCACATGTCCGGCGAAGAGGTGGGTGCTGTCGAGCGCGATCGTCTTGTCGGCGGCGAATCGGGCGTCGGCGGCCCACACGGCGACGAGCCGGTCGCCGTCGGCCTGGGCCGCGCCGGCGTGCAGGTCCGGGCCGTTGAACGAGGACGGGTTTCCGGCAGCGGTGGCGTGGACGGGCCGGCCGTGCAGCACGGTCAGATTCGCGCTGTAGGTGGGCGTGACGCCGGCGACGAGGTAACCGTCGCTCGCCAGACCCTCGGCCAGCGTGGTGTACTGCGGCGCCGCGAATCCGAGGCCGGGCTCGAGAACCACGACGGGGAACCGGCCGGGCGCCACCGGGGCGTCGGCGAGCGCGTGGTCGTGTACGTCGGCGAAGTCCGTTTCGGCGAGGCCGACCGGGCCGGGCAGGTGCAGCTGGGCCCAGGCTCCCGGCGTGTAGTCCGCGGGGCGGGCGCGGCTGCCGGGCGCGGCGGGATACCAGAGCGAGACAGCGAGCTCACGACGTCCCGCCGGAGCGGGGGCGAGCGGGTCGGTGCGGGTCGCGTCCGTCCACTCGAGACCGGTCCGGCCGACGGGGTACGAGCCGGTCGGTGCCGGCAGCGTCACCGGCCGGCCGGCGCGGACCACGACGTATCCGGCGTACCCTCCGGCGCCCAGTACCACGACGGCGATCAGGACGAGGGCCGTTCTGAGGATCCGGTGTCCGCGCCGGCCGCTTTCCTCGTTTCGCACCACGCGATCGTGGCAGCGGGTTCCTGAGAGCTCACTCAGTGAGCGTGGCTAGTGGGCGACGACCTCCGCGACCTTGCTCAGCGGCTCGGACAAGGCGTCCACCGAGGCCGCGAACTTCTTGATCTGGTCTTGGGTCAGGTCGGTGTAGAGCTTGAACGTGTCCCCGGTGCGCTGGGCGTCCAGCAGGGTCTGCACGGCCGCGAACCGGGCGTCGAGTGTGGACACCAGCGCGGGGTTGCGCTGCGCCAGGACCGGACGCAGTGCCTGGATGGCGCCCTGGGAACCGTCCACATTGGCTTGGAAGTCGGATAGGTCGGTGTGGGAGAAGGCTTCTTCCTCGCCGGTGATCTTGCCCGTCGCGACCTCGTCGAGCAGGCTCTTGGCCCCGTTGGCCAGATCCAGCGCGCTCAGCTGCAATGCGGACGCTTTCTGTCCGAGCGCGGTGACGTCGGCGACGAGCCGGTCGGCGATGGCGGCGGAGTCCGGCTGCAGGCCGGTGACCCACAGGTCCTTCTCCAGGCGGTGGAAGCCCGTGAACCTCTGCCCCGGCTGGAGGTCGGCCTCGCGTACGTCGATGGCCGGGTCGAGATCGCCGAACTTGGCCGCGACCGGTTCGATCCGCTCGTAGTAAATACGCGTCCGGGCGTACTGCGACTTCGCGGCGGCGACGTCCTTCGCCTTGATCACCGCGGCGAACTTGCGGGTTTCGTCGGCGAACGCGCCGGTTTGCGAGGCGACGTAGCGGGCGTAGCCGCGCGCGGCCTCGGCGAGCTGGGCGTTGGCGTCGGTGCCCTTGGCCGCACCGCCCGTGACGGTGAACGGGCCGCGGATGCCGGCGCCGGCCATCCCGGGCTTGCAGGCCGTCTGGTACGTGCCGCCGTCGGCGACCTCCACGATCAGGCGCCGGGTCAGCCCGGGCGCGATGTTCTCCACCTCACCCATGATCCGGTCGCCGGCACCGTAGAGGTAGAACTCGGTGACCTTGGTTCCGTGGTTGGCGATCTGGAACGTCAGGTTCCCCGCCGGCGCGCTCGTCGCCGACACCTGGCACGCGGAGTCCGAGGCGGTGACCGTGATCGGTCCGGCCGGAGTGCCGTTCGCCGCGGAGGGCGGTGCGCCCCCGCACGCCGAGACGAGGGCGGCCAGGGTCGCGCCCGCGCTCAGCACCAGGCCGGTTCGTGCGGTCTTCGCCATCGTCACTCCTTCAGGTCGCGGGCCGCGGCCGGCTGGGTGGTCGTCGTGGTGGCGGACTTGTCGCGCGCGGGGCGCAGGAACAGCGGCAGGACGATCGCGACGTAGGCCACCCACGCGATCGCCTGCAGAACCGTGGTCTGCTGGGAGTAGTTGAAGATGCCTTTGAGCAACGCGCCGTACCACGAGGTCTCCGGCACCACGGCCGAGGCGTCGAACGCCAGCGTGGACAGCCCGGGCAGGAAAGCCCCCTCCTGCAGGTCGTGCAGCCCGTAGCCCAGAACCCCGGCCGCCACGAACACCAGCAGGACCCCGGTGACCTTGAAGAACTTGCCCAGGTCGAACCGCAGCGCCCCACGGTAGAGCAGCCAGGCCAGCGCCACCGCGAGCACGATCCCGACCGTGAAACCCAGCAGCGGCAAGGCGGTGTCGCCGCGCGCGGTCTGCACCGACGCGTAGAAGAAGACCGACGTTTCCAGGCCTTCGCGCCCGACCGACAGGAACGAGACGAGCACGATGGCCGCCGGCCCCAGCTTCAGCGCGTTCTCCATCTTCCCGCGCAATTCGGCCGAAATGTGCCGGGCGGCCGTGCGCATCCAGAAGATCATCACCGTGACGAACGCGACCGCCACGATCGACAGCAGGCCACCGACCAGTTCCTGGTGCTCGAAGGTCAGGTTCGCCGTGGTGTAGGTGAGCACCGCGCCCACGGCCACCGACAGCAGCACCGCCGCGGCGACGCCGGGCCACACCCAGCGCAGCGCCGCACGCCGGTCGGTCTTGACCAGGAACGCCACCAGGATGCTCACGACGAGTGCCGCCTCGAGCCCCTCGCGCATCCCGATCAAGAGGCTGGAGAACAACACCGCACGGCTCCTTGGGGTCACTCGACGACCGGACCCCGCCAGTCTTTAGGTAAGCCTCACCTGAAATCCAGACCGCGGCCGCCGATTTGTCCAGTTTTTTAATCTGGACAAATCGGGCAGTATCAGCGGCGACCGGTGAGCTGTTCACCCGAGGGACGTGAGCAGCGCGGTGAGCGCCGGCTTCTCGGTCGCGGGATTCGGGCTCGTCGCACGCAACTGGCGAAGCACGGTGTCGATCTTGCCGTCGATCGCCGTCCAGGCGGCCTCGTCCCGGGGCTTCAGGCGTGCTTCGGCGTTGTCCCAGCCGGTTTCCAGGTCGTCGACGCGGTTGGTCGCGCCGGACTGGTCGCCGGCGTCGAGCTTGTTCAGCGTGTCCTGGGTGATGGTGCGAAACGCCGACAGGTCACCGAGCGGCGGCACCCGGCTGCCGGCGGGACCGGGCTGGGCGGTGGCGGGGGTCGAGGAGTCGTTCTGGAGCGCGGACTTCCGCAGCGCGTAACCCGTTCCCGCGGCGATGAGGACGATGACGACCACTGCCGCCGTCTGCCACAGGCCGCCCCGCGCGGCGAGCGCCTCGGCCTCCGCCTTGCTCGTCGTCACGTCGGTTTTCGTGAGGGAGAGGTAGGTGACGACCACGAGGATCCCGACGACGAAGATCAGGCTCGTCATGGTCGTGCCGAGGCCCAGCCCGCCCTGGCTCGGTGACTGCGCGAGATAGTCGCCGATCGACGCGCCCAGCGGCCGCGTCAGGATGTAGATGAACCAGAACGCCAGCACCGGGTGCAGGCCGAGTCGCCACCCGATCGCCAGGACCGCGATCAGCGCCGCCACGATCGCACCCGTCGTCAGGTAACCCAGGCCGAGCACCTCGGCCATGAGGTCGCCGGTCGCCGTCCCGAGTGCGAAGGTGAAGAGGATCGCGAGCCAGTAGAACGCCTCGCGTCGCCTGGTGACGATGGAATGGATGGAGAGCGTCTTCTCCGTCGCGTACCAGGCGACGAAGGTGGCGGCGAGCAGAACGCCGAAAACGAGGGTGCTGGTCTC
Protein-coding regions in this window:
- a CDS encoding oxaloacetate decarboxylase; the protein is MRHGESLRSAIRSDSITPLIGVFDMFSASVAAQHYDGLFISGFGFAASHYGLPDIGFIAWPDMVAFVQRLRLALPQHHLLVDIDDGYVDPEVAGHVVQQLEQLGASGVILEDQKRPRRCGHVDGKQVLPLEEYLEKLDLVLSARRDLVVVARTDATEHDEILRRAEALARTDADVVLIDGVRSAEAITEIRTAIGDKPLLFNQIAGGKSPRLSLPELSALGVDVAIYSTPCLFAAQEAMDNALIRLRHDDGRLPELGAGGVGVAQSLGLLERNISRHHATPARVGA
- a CDS encoding alpha/beta hydrolase, whose translation is MRNEESGRRGHRILRTALVLIAVVVLGAGGYAGYVVVRAGRPVTLPAPTGSYPVGRTGLEWTDATRTDPLAPAPAGRRELAVSLWYPAAPGSRARPADYTPGAWAQLHLPGPVGLAETDFADVHDHALADAPVAPGRFPVVVLEPGLGFAAPQYTTLAEGLASDGYLVAGVTPTYSANLTVLHGRPVHATAAGNPSSFNGPDLHAGAAQADGDRLVAVWAADARFAADKTIALDSTHLFAGHVEHDLVSYVGHSFGGAASLEACRTDTRCAGAVDLDGTPYGAVVHTGLAKPHLLLASGDLCLAATCPSAPADPAVHELLATGGPAWCYRIDGARHFDFSDYDAYYLAAPLRAQLALGDLDGTEVLTITGAYVTAFLDHTVHARAEPLLQTGNTEFPQVKAQRHPA
- the efeO gene encoding iron uptake system protein EfeO; protein product: MAKTARTGLVLSAGATLAALVSACGGAPPSAANGTPAGPITVTASDSACQVSATSAPAGNLTFQIANHGTKVTEFYLYGAGDRIMGEVENIAPGLTRRLIVEVADGGTYQTACKPGMAGAGIRGPFTVTGGAAKGTDANAQLAEAARGYARYVASQTGAFADETRKFAAVIKAKDVAAAKSQYARTRIYYERIEPVAAKFGDLDPAIDVREADLQPGQRFTGFHRLEKDLWVTGLQPDSAAIADRLVADVTALGQKASALQLSALDLANGAKSLLDEVATGKITGEEEAFSHTDLSDFQANVDGSQGAIQALRPVLAQRNPALVSTLDARFAAVQTLLDAQRTGDTFKLYTDLTQDQIKKFAASVDALSEPLSKVAEVVAH
- the efeU gene encoding iron uptake transporter permease EfeU → MLFSSLLIGMREGLEAALVVSILVAFLVKTDRRAALRWVWPGVAAAVLLSVAVGAVLTYTTANLTFEHQELVGGLLSIVAVAFVTVMIFWMRTAARHISAELRGKMENALKLGPAAIVLVSFLSVGREGLETSVFFYASVQTARGDTALPLLGFTVGIVLAVALAWLLYRGALRFDLGKFFKVTGVLLVFVAAGVLGYGLHDLQEGAFLPGLSTLAFDASAVVPETSWYGALLKGIFNYSQQTTVLQAIAWVAYVAIVLPLFLRPARDKSATTTTTQPAAARDLKE